GGCGTCCATGTCGGTCAACCGGGGGAGTGACATGGCCAGGGATCGTGTCGATCAAATCCTGCCGGGTCAGGGCGGAAGCGACTACGAGCGCTACCTTCGCACGGACGAGCTGCTCTCGCTGCAGAAGACGGCCGACGAGTGGGTACACCGCGACGAACTGCTGTTCCAGACGGTCCACCAGTCGTCGGAGCTGTGGCTGAAGCTCGCCACGCAGGAGGTCGAGACCGCGACGGAGCACCTCCTCGACGCACGGCTCGACCGCGCCGTGCGCCTGCTGCGGCGGGCCGTCCACTGCGTGAGGGTCGTCACCGACCAGCTCCACGTGCTCGAGCACGTGTGTCCCTGGGAGTACCACGTGCTGCGGCGCCGGCTCGGCCACGGGAGCGGGTTCGACTCGCCCGGCTTCCGGCGCGTGGCGCACGTGTCGCCGCCGCTCGGGCAGG
This Acidobacteriota bacterium DNA region includes the following protein-coding sequences:
- a CDS encoding tryptophan 2,3-dioxygenase gives rise to the protein MARDRVDQILPGQGGSDYERYLRTDELLSLQKTADEWVHRDELLFQTVHQSSELWLKLATQEVETATEHLLDARLDRAVRLLRRAVHCVRVVTDQLHVLEHVCPWEYHVLRRRLGHGSGFDSPGFRRVAHVSPPLGQAYAGLLARRALTIADVYRHGPEDLYQLAELLLEWDERIGLWRFTHLQVVERIIGGGTIGTQGTPVTVLASRVGHRYYPELWNARNELTEIANAEAGGPPHLSGEPR